Proteins co-encoded in one Flavobacterium sp. M31R6 genomic window:
- a CDS encoding RadC family protein: METLNQNWQTVSEIELIYKTKVKNSERPQIKSSKDAYKLSLSAWDYNKIEFFEQFKVLFMNQAYKVLGIYEISSGGIAGTVVDLRLIFSAALKANATSIMMIHNHPSGNLTPSEADKQITRKVKEAGRLLDITLLDSLIITPESYYSFADEGAL, translated from the coding sequence ATGGAAACTTTAAATCAAAACTGGCAAACTGTATCTGAAATTGAACTGATTTACAAAACAAAAGTAAAAAACTCTGAAAGACCCCAAATCAAATCTTCCAAAGATGCATACAAACTTTCTCTTTCAGCTTGGGATTATAATAAAATAGAATTTTTCGAGCAGTTCAAAGTATTATTTATGAATCAAGCTTATAAGGTACTTGGGATTTATGAAATTTCTTCCGGAGGAATTGCAGGTACTGTTGTAGATCTTAGATTAATATTCTCAGCAGCTCTTAAGGCAAATGCTACATCAATTATGATGATTCACAATCATCCTTCAGGAAACCTCACACCCTCTGAAGCCGATAAACAGATAACTAGAAAAGTAAAAGAAGCTGGAAGACTTCTTGATATTACATTACTGGATTCTTTAATTATAACTCCCGAATCCTATTATTCCTTTGCTGATGAAGGCGCTTTATAA
- a CDS encoding HYR domain-containing protein → MKAFLPKTGIFTVVFLIANLFFISSSFGQNTGLLAPTTSLSVSSVTNVGNGLASDNAYAVFDANGDTGDYGGFNISIPAGSTILGIEVQLEGNRPTGGGRDVTVQLTWNNKTNFTATKTITAFGTADALRTVGSPTDTWGHSPWALSEFGNGIFFARVASTGGGGTINLDQVLVRVYYCTQPTITTTGTAAAVCFSASSQTTTLAYSATTNSPTSYSIAWTGMANQSSTAFAFSAGGGTITGITIPASTAAGTYNGTMTITNAGGCTSTTPISVTVNALPTANAGSSLSPICQGGTSAALGGSVGGTATGGTWSDGGIGGTFSPGDTDLNATWTPPPGYSGTATLTLTSSGGLCDTKTATKTQVVNIQPTALAGETQTICSNKTAIINGTATNGTIVWTVDGGATVGTLDNPNIQSPVFTPDQYFEGTATLTMTVTNAGCTAVSVTSVVIVNGGAATVDPGSDVTVCMSTPGQVPLSGIIGGGASSGTWSGGNGEFLPNNTDLATSYTPTQAEIDLGSVTLTLTSEDPGGLCPGTVSRSKTITFKKAPTATAGGSTSICPGGSAIVSGATSSNGTILWTHNGSGSLSNANTLTPTYTSVIGEAGSTVTLTLNVSNSPCPNATATYTIVVNPLPVSKSLLGTATICSGLSTDVQVVDSEYDFTLGIQYQLRNNANNAAVGIPVSGTGATINLPTGILTNSTASPITFTFNVLATNLNTNCSVQMANLVTITVNPAPLNRAISGPGAAICTGSSANITVGAASASVNGTTYQLRNNADNSNIVGSTTTISNTSTTAFTLSTLALTTTTTFNVLATINATGCSAQMTGTPTVTVNSLISNNTISADQSICTGTAPVALVGSTPSGGNGTYTYLWEQSTNNDTGTGTWAQASITNGASSRTLQNYTPPQSPPSTVTTWYRRTVTSAPCAATVSPAVKITVNPLPTIYAVTGGGAYCDGGAGMPIGLSNSQTGVNYQLYLGASPDGAPVAGTTGSPITFGNKTVAGTYTVVATATYNITTNCSSNMTGSATITVNPVPVTVGASVCLGGSGGVLTSSCPNPTVSVGPKDPGTGASAAGAGTAWTNPGNIVSDNSSYATAAATAFGGSVTSNSLQATNFDFSAIPNSATILGIQASIKRFSSLETFSDNVKDNTVSLMKAGVVTGSNYAATTTNWSSVNTTVVSYGGASDLWGTTWSAAEIKATNFGVALVTNISKSGFNTTTASVDNIRITVYYLANGVLNWYTASSGGSSIGTGSPFNPVGVLNSGLPDTNTAGTTSFYAECTSVPGCRTKTDFVVKPLPTMTCPPDSSVCVDAAAYLLTGASPAGGTYSGTGVSANNFNPAAAGVGPHTITYSYTDTAGNGCSNSCSFTITVNPLPTLTCPSNSSVCVDVASYALTGASPSGGTYSGTGVSANNFNPATAGVGPHTITYTFTDGNGCSNSCTFTITVNPLPTLTCPSNSSVCIDAVAYELTGASPSGGTYSGTGVSANNFDPAAAGVGPHTITYTYTDGNGCSNSCTFTITVNPLPIVSCPSDSSVCLNTASYALTGASPVGGTYSGTGVSANNFDPAAAGVGPHMITYSYTDGNGCSNSCTFTITVNTLPTVSCPSDSSVCVDAAVYALTGASPAGGTYSGTGVSANNFNPATAGVGSHTITYTYMEEVGCSNSCTFTVIVNPLPTLTCPSNSSVCVDAAAYALTGASPAGGTYSGTGVSANNFDPTAAGVGPHMITYTYTDGNGCSNSCTFTITVNALPTVTCPSDSSVCLNTASYALTGASPVGGTYSGTGVSANNFDPATAGVGPHMITYTYTDGNGCSNSCTFTITVKTLPTVSCPSDSSVCVDAAAYALTGASPSGGTYSGTGVSANNFYPATAGVGPHTITYTYTDGDSCSNSCTFTITVNPLPTLTCPSNSSVCVDSAPYALTGASPSGGTYSGTGVSANNFNPATAGVGPHTITYSYTDGNGCSNSCTFTITVNETVVANGTKVDVLCKDGANGSIDLSVTGGSGSYIYQWSNGETTQDISGLAAGTYTVTITESNGCTITGTTSFTIGEPSEVLDASITASTNVDCFGNTNGSATVTATGGTPEYTYLWDDALAQTTATATNLATGTYHVTVTDANGCTDTATATIIVDDNELPTVITKNIEVALNPTSVTIVASDVNDGSHDNCGIQSMSVSPNSFTCLNVGPNTVTLTVTDTNGKVNTGTAIVTVKDTIKPVISNMPANKTVNLSGGNCSALVKWNAPSAADNCGVASLVSSDETFNENGSTLLGSGTHTIIYTATDVNGNTETASFIITVIDNVAPTITNCPSNITVNNDNNICGARVFYIQPNVNDCNGATLSINNNGVDTNSYLSGNIFPVGTTTVIWTATDGSANHNQSSCSFTVTVIDNQAPVPNVASLPTINAECSVTVPAPTALDNCDGTVTGVSDVGLTFSTAGPHTIVWTYTDSHGKSSSQNQTVNVSSLSPVINTQPVSLTKCEGQPATFSVSATAATGYQWQVDVGGGWGNLSSETNSSLNIASVTNEMNGIHYRVIVKGSCGDIISDEVTLTVYGMITVSDQPNQTLCNTSSFTMTQTPPLAGQQGKWTLVSGSATITNDTSPTTSITAVAVGTSAKVRWTVTNGYCSVSDDVTVTNSILPSVSNQPDQTLCNTSSFTMTQSAPSVGTGVWSIVSGDGGVTITPIDSPTATVSGVAAGASAKVKWTVTNVSCSAFDEVTVTNAILQAVSDQPNQTLCNTSSFTMTQTAPPVGNGQWSVVSGNVGIPSPNSPTATVTGLALGTSATVRWTVTSGSCTSSDDVVLTNTALPTVSNQPDQTQCNTSTFTMTQSGSGTWSLVSGSATITTAGSPTTTITGVAVGTSATVRWTVGSGSCTAYDDVTVTNNTAAPTVSNQPDQTQCNNSTFTMTQSGSGTWTLVSGSATITTAGSPTTTITGVALGTSATVRWTVGSGSCTAFDDVTVTNNNAVPTVSNQPDQTQCNTSTFTMTQSGSGIWTLVSGSATITTAGSPTTTITGVAVGTSATVRWTVGSGSCTAFDDVTVTNNNAAPTVSNQPDQTQCNSSTFTMTQSGSGVWSFVGSSGSAIITTPSSPTTTITGVAVGTNVTVRWTVGSGSCTAYDEVKLTNNSGSSFTASITTTSPDAFCSGLKLTANSSVAGSYTYLWSPGGATTQSITLNNSSNAGTYTVTVTQQGGCNGTAQASYNFQPQNVINDYTILGMSNVSLGDKNFVQTGSVGVTTTLGYANIGTNSTVAGPGAFVKARFITVQSGSNVPARIYSPAVVVLPNMQVNSTSTTGLADLSIPNNTTVTKTGNYKNVTIGTNCNVTFTTGTIFGTISIGKSSQVKFNANSTGVLNVNSISLAEGTDAAPTKLLFASDISVRVKTTVSIGKSSMVNPTGGYKAVFFIGGNEFRVLPGGNVTVNASVFAPNGTIKVDGDAAAVKNTNMKGFYIGSKVASTNKNVYWNQFDCSNPSAKTGGIENIVAKEIEPTIIADPFDVKAYPNPSNYQFTLEVEGGSVEKIEVEVYDMGGRHIKHIESDFNQSIVFGEELPAGTYLTIVSQGSNRKALKLIKK, encoded by the coding sequence ATGAAAGCATTTCTACCTAAAACCGGAATTTTTACTGTTGTTTTTTTAATTGCAAATTTGTTTTTTATTAGCAGTTCGTTTGGACAAAACACAGGACTTTTAGCTCCAACAACCAGCTTGAGCGTTAGTAGTGTTACAAATGTTGGTAATGGTTTGGCATCGGATAATGCTTATGCTGTTTTCGACGCAAATGGTGATACTGGAGATTATGGAGGGTTTAATATTAGCATACCTGCAGGGTCCACTATTTTAGGAATAGAGGTACAATTAGAAGGTAATCGTCCTACTGGTGGTGGAAGAGATGTAACGGTTCAACTTACTTGGAATAATAAAACAAATTTTACTGCTACTAAAACAATAACAGCATTTGGCACGGCCGATGCTCTCCGTACTGTTGGTTCTCCAACAGACACATGGGGGCATAGTCCTTGGGCACTTAGCGAATTTGGTAATGGTATTTTTTTCGCAAGAGTTGCTTCAACAGGTGGTGGTGGAACCATAAACTTGGATCAAGTTTTAGTAAGGGTTTATTATTGTACACAACCAACTATTACAACTACAGGAACAGCTGCCGCCGTTTGTTTTAGTGCTAGTTCACAAACAACTACTTTGGCATATAGCGCTACTACAAATAGTCCAACTTCTTATAGCATCGCTTGGACAGGTATGGCAAATCAAAGTTCGACAGCATTTGCTTTTAGCGCTGGTGGTGGGACAATAACTGGTATTACAATACCGGCATCGACTGCAGCAGGTACTTATAATGGAACCATGACTATTACCAATGCGGGGGGGTGTACTTCTACCACTCCAATAAGTGTTACTGTAAATGCATTACCTACTGCTAATGCCGGCTCTTCTCTAAGTCCCATATGTCAAGGAGGAACCTCAGCTGCATTAGGAGGTTCCGTAGGAGGTACCGCCACTGGTGGAACATGGTCAGATGGTGGAATTGGAGGAACATTTAGCCCAGGAGATACTGATTTGAATGCTACATGGACACCACCTCCCGGATATAGTGGTACCGCAACATTGACTCTGACATCAAGTGGAGGGTTATGTGATACTAAAACAGCTACAAAAACTCAAGTAGTAAATATCCAACCCACAGCATTAGCTGGAGAAACTCAAACGATATGCTCAAATAAAACTGCTATTATAAACGGAACAGCAACAAATGGGACTATAGTCTGGACAGTAGATGGAGGAGCAACTGTAGGTACACTTGATAATCCAAATATACAATCACCTGTATTTACACCAGATCAATACTTTGAAGGGACAGCTACTTTAACCATGACCGTTACCAATGCGGGTTGTACAGCAGTTTCCGTAACGTCTGTTGTAATTGTAAATGGCGGTGCTGCTACCGTAGATCCGGGGTCCGATGTTACGGTTTGTATGTCAACTCCGGGACAAGTGCCATTGTCAGGTATAATTGGAGGTGGCGCATCTTCAGGAACATGGTCAGGTGGTAACGGAGAATTTCTGCCAAATAATACAGATTTGGCAACAAGTTATACACCAACCCAAGCTGAAATAGATTTAGGTTCAGTAACCTTGACCTTAACCTCTGAAGACCCGGGAGGATTATGTCCTGGCACGGTATCTAGGTCTAAAACCATTACTTTTAAGAAAGCGCCAACAGCAACAGCTGGGGGTAGTACAAGTATATGTCCAGGGGGTAGTGCAATAGTAAGCGGAGCCACATCTAGTAATGGAACTATATTATGGACTCACAACGGGAGTGGTTCATTAAGTAATGCAAATACATTGACACCAACATATACATCAGTAATAGGTGAGGCAGGCAGCACAGTTACTTTAACATTGAATGTTTCTAACAGCCCCTGTCCAAATGCTACAGCAACATATACTATAGTGGTTAATCCATTACCGGTTAGTAAGAGTCTACTGGGCACCGCTACTATTTGTTCTGGACTCAGTACAGATGTACAAGTTGTTGATTCTGAATATGATTTTACTCTAGGGATACAGTACCAATTGCGAAATAATGCAAATAATGCAGCTGTTGGAATTCCGGTCTCAGGTACAGGAGCAACAATTAATTTGCCTACAGGAATCTTAACTAATAGTACAGCTAGTCCAATTACATTTACATTTAATGTGTTGGCTACTAATTTGAATACAAATTGTTCTGTACAAATGGCTAATCTTGTAACAATTACCGTGAATCCAGCACCACTGAATAGAGCCATATCGGGTCCTGGAGCTGCGATATGTACAGGGTCCTCTGCAAATATTACTGTGGGGGCAGCATCTGCAAGTGTTAATGGTACAACTTATCAGTTGAGAAATAATGCTGATAATAGCAATATAGTAGGTAGTACAACTACGATTTCTAATACAAGTACTACGGCATTCACTTTATCGACATTGGCTTTGACTACAACCACTACCTTTAATGTGTTGGCTACCATTAATGCAACAGGTTGTTCTGCGCAAATGACTGGAACACCAACGGTAACGGTAAATTCTTTAATTTCAAACAATACAATCAGTGCAGATCAATCTATTTGTACCGGAACTGCACCTGTAGCTTTGGTTGGAAGCACGCCTTCTGGAGGTAATGGAACTTATACTTATTTATGGGAACAAAGTACCAATAATGATACTGGTACTGGTACTTGGGCTCAAGCTAGCATTACTAATGGGGCAAGCTCAAGAACCCTTCAAAATTATACACCGCCACAATCACCTCCATCAACAGTAACAACATGGTATAGAAGAACAGTTACCTCAGCCCCATGTGCTGCTACTGTTTCACCTGCTGTCAAAATAACAGTCAATCCATTGCCAACCATTTATGCAGTAACAGGTGGAGGTGCATATTGTGATGGCGGAGCAGGTATGCCAATTGGTTTAAGCAATTCACAAACAGGAGTAAATTACCAATTGTATTTGGGAGCTTCTCCCGATGGAGCTCCTGTAGCAGGAACAACGGGATCTCCAATCACTTTTGGAAACAAAACTGTAGCAGGTACTTATACTGTGGTTGCAACTGCAACATATAATATTACTACAAATTGTTCTTCGAATATGACTGGATCTGCAACTATTACTGTCAATCCAGTTCCTGTCACTGTTGGAGCTTCGGTTTGTTTAGGGGGAAGTGGGGGAGTGTTGACTTCTTCTTGTCCTAATCCAACTGTAAGCGTGGGACCAAAAGATCCAGGAACAGGTGCTAGTGCAGCTGGAGCGGGAACGGCTTGGACAAATCCGGGTAATATTGTTTCAGATAATAGTAGTTATGCTACGGCAGCTGCTACAGCTTTCGGGGGTAGTGTAACATCAAATAGCCTTCAAGCAACAAATTTTGATTTCTCGGCAATTCCAAATAGCGCTACTATTCTGGGGATTCAGGCTTCCATTAAGCGATTTTCTAGTTTAGAAACTTTTAGCGATAATGTAAAGGACAATACGGTTAGTTTGATGAAAGCAGGAGTTGTAACAGGTAGTAATTATGCAGCTACCACAACTAATTGGTCATCAGTGAATACGACTGTTGTTTCTTATGGTGGAGCTTCCGATTTATGGGGAACAACTTGGTCTGCAGCCGAGATTAAAGCAACAAATTTTGGAGTCGCTTTAGTTACAAATATCAGTAAATCTGGTTTTAATACCACTACAGCTTCTGTAGATAATATTAGAATTACGGTTTACTACCTTGCAAATGGTGTTCTCAATTGGTATACTGCCTCTTCAGGTGGGTCATCAATCGGGACAGGTTCACCTTTTAATCCAGTTGGGGTTTTAAATTCAGGCTTGCCTGATACAAACACTGCCGGCACCACTTCTTTCTATGCAGAATGTACTTCGGTTCCGGGTTGTCGCACTAAGACTGATTTTGTTGTAAAACCTTTGCCAACTATGACCTGTCCACCCGATTCATCAGTATGTGTTGATGCAGCGGCTTACTTATTAACAGGAGCTTCTCCAGCAGGAGGAACCTATAGCGGAACAGGCGTAAGTGCGAACAATTTCAATCCTGCAGCAGCGGGAGTTGGTCCGCATACAATCACATACTCCTATACGGATACAGCTGGTAATGGCTGCAGTAATTCTTGCTCATTTACTATTACAGTGAATCCATTACCTACTCTGACCTGTCCATCCAATTCATCAGTATGTGTTGATGTAGCATCTTACGCATTAACAGGAGCTTCGCCATCAGGAGGAACCTATAGCGGAACAGGCGTAAGTGCGAATAATTTTAATCCTGCCACAGCGGGAGTTGGTCCACATACGATAACATACACATTTACTGATGGCAATGGCTGCAGCAATTCATGCACATTTACAATTACGGTGAATCCATTACCTACTCTGACCTGCCCATCAAATTCATCGGTTTGTATTGATGCAGTAGCTTACGAATTAACAGGGGCTTCTCCATCAGGAGGAACCTATAGCGGAACAGGCGTAAGTGCGAACAATTTCGATCCTGCCGCAGCGGGAGTTGGTCCGCATACGATAACATACACCTATACGGATGGCAATGGCTGCAGCAATTCATGCACATTTACTATTACAGTGAATCCATTACCAATTGTAAGCTGTCCATCCGATTCATCAGTATGTCTCAATACTGCATCTTACGCATTAACAGGAGCTTCTCCAGTAGGAGGAACCTATAGCGGAACAGGCGTAAGTGCGAACAATTTCGATCCTGCCGCAGCGGGAGTTGGTCCGCATATGATAACATACTCCTATACAGATGGCAATGGCTGCAGTAATTCATGCACATTTACTATTACGGTGAATACTTTACCAACTGTAAGCTGTCCTTCTGATTCATCAGTTTGTGTTGATGCAGCGGTTTATGCATTAACAGGAGCTTCTCCAGCAGGAGGAACTTATAGCGGAACAGGCGTAAGTGCGAACAATTTCAATCCTGCAACAGCGGGAGTTGGCTCGCACACCATAACGTACACCTATATGGAAGAGGTTGGCTGTAGCAATTCATGCACATTTACTGTTATTGTGAATCCATTACCTACTCTGACCTGTCCATCCAATTCATCAGTTTGTGTTGATGCAGCAGCTTACGCATTAACAGGGGCTTCTCCAGCAGGAGGAACCTATAGCGGAACAGGTGTGAGTGCGAATAATTTCGACCCTACAGCAGCTGGAGTTGGTCCGCATATGATAACATACACCTATACGGATGGCAATGGCTGCAGCAATTCATGCACATTTACTATTACGGTGAATGCATTACCAACAGTAACCTGTCCATCCGATTCATCAGTATGTCTCAATACTGCATCTTACGCATTAACAGGAGCTTCTCCAGTAGGAGGAACCTATAGCGGAACAGGCGTAAGTGCGAACAATTTCGATCCTGCCACAGCTGGAGTTGGTCCGCATATGATAACATACACCTATACAGATGGCAATGGCTGCAGTAATTCATGCACATTTACCATTACGGTGAAAACATTACCTACAGTAAGCTGCCCTTCCGATTCATCAGTATGTGTTGATGCAGCGGCTTACGCATTAACAGGGGCTTCTCCATCAGGAGGAACCTATAGCGGAACAGGCGTAAGTGCAAACAATTTCTATCCTGCCACAGCTGGAGTTGGTCCGCATACGATAACGTATACCTATACGGATGGGGATAGCTGTAGCAATTCATGCACATTTACTATCACGGTGAATCCATTACCTACTCTGACCTGCCCATCCAATTCATCAGTTTGTGTTGATTCGGCACCTTACGCATTAACAGGAGCTTCTCCATCAGGAGGAACCTATAGCGGAACGGGGGTAAGTGCAAACAATTTCAATCCTGCGACAGCGGGAGTTGGTCCGCATACGATAACGTATTCTTATACAGATGGCAATGGTTGCAGTAATTCATGCACATTTACTATTACGGTGAATGAGACAGTGGTAGCCAACGGAACTAAAGTTGATGTGTTGTGTAAAGATGGAGCAAACGGATCCATTGATTTGAGTGTTACCGGTGGAAGTGGCTCATACATTTATCAATGGAGCAACGGAGAAACCACTCAGGATATTAGTGGATTAGCGGCGGGAACCTATACTGTAACGATTACAGAATCCAACGGCTGTACCATAACTGGTACAACAAGTTTCACTATTGGAGAACCATCGGAAGTATTGGACGCATCGATAACAGCGTCTACCAATGTGGATTGCTTTGGTAACACCAACGGTTCAGCTACAGTAACTGCCACAGGAGGAACCCCTGAATATACTTATTTATGGGATGATGCATTGGCACAGACTACTGCTACCGCAACCAATCTAGCAACAGGGACTTATCATGTAACAGTGACTGATGCCAATGGCTGTACAGATACTGCGACAGCAACAATAATAGTGGATGACAATGAATTGCCTACTGTGATTACAAAAAATATCGAAGTTGCATTGAATCCAACCAGTGTGACAATTGTAGCTTCGGATGTTAATGATGGTTCGCATGATAATTGCGGTATTCAATCAATGAGTGTTTCACCGAATAGTTTTACTTGTCTCAATGTTGGTCCAAACACAGTTACCTTAACTGTAACGGATACCAATGGTAAGGTAAACACTGGAACAGCTATTGTAACAGTAAAAGATACTATTAAACCAGTTATTAGCAATATGCCAGCAAATAAAACGGTTAATCTTTCTGGAGGTAATTGTTCTGCTTTGGTTAAGTGGAATGCTCCATCAGCAGCGGATAACTGCGGAGTAGCTAGCCTGGTGAGCAGTGATGAAACCTTTAATGAAAACGGCTCAACATTATTGGGTTCAGGAACACATACAATCATTTATACGGCTACTGACGTTAATGGTAATACCGAAACAGCAAGTTTTATTATAACAGTGATTGATAATGTAGCACCTACTATAACAAATTGTCCAAGTAATATAACAGTTAATAATGATAACAACATTTGCGGAGCCAGAGTATTCTATATTCAGCCAAATGTAAATGATTGTAACGGTGCAACTTTAAGTATTAACAATAACGGAGTTGACACTAACAGTTATTTATCCGGTAATATTTTCCCAGTGGGAACTACAACGGTAATTTGGACAGCGACTGATGGATCAGCAAACCACAACCAAAGTTCTTGTAGCTTTACAGTAACGGTAATAGATAATCAAGCTCCGGTTCCAAATGTTGCTTCTTTGCCAACGATAAACGCAGAATGTTCTGTAACAGTGCCAGCACCAACAGCATTGGATAATTGCGATGGAACCGTTACAGGAGTTTCAGATGTCGGTCTAACTTTCAGCACTGCTGGACCGCACACTATTGTGTGGACTTATACAGACAGTCACGGAAAAAGTTCATCTCAAAACCAAACAGTAAACGTTAGTTCCTTATCACCAGTTATCAACACCCAACCGGTTAGTTTGACTAAGTGTGAAGGGCAACCTGCAACATTCAGTGTTAGTGCTACTGCAGCGACAGGGTATCAATGGCAAGTTGACGTTGGCGGCGGATGGGGAAATCTTAGCTCAGAGACTAATAGCAGTTTAAACATTGCTTCAGTTACAAATGAGATGAATGGAATTCATTACAGAGTGATTGTCAAAGGTTCATGTGGCGACATAATATCTGACGAGGTGACATTAACTGTTTATGGTATGATAACCGTAAGCGATCAGCCGAATCAAACCTTGTGTAACACTTCGAGTTTTACAATGACACAAACGCCACCATTGGCTGGTCAACAGGGAAAATGGACCTTAGTAAGCGGAAGTGCAACTATTACAAATGATACATCTCCAACTACATCCATTACAGCTGTGGCAGTAGGGACAAGTGCAAAAGTGAGATGGACAGTAACCAATGGTTACTGCAGTGTTTCTGATGATGTAACGGTAACCAATAGCATATTGCCATCTGTAAGCAATCAACCAGACCAAACCTTATGTAATACTTCAAGTTTTACAATGACGCAAAGCGCGCCATCAGTAGGAACTGGCGTCTGGAGCATTGTAAGCGGAGATGGGGGAGTTACTATCACACCGATAGACTCACCAACAGCAACTGTTAGTGGAGTGGCCGCTGGAGCAAGTGCAAAAGTAAAATGGACAGTAACCAATGTTTCATGCAGCGCTTTTGATGAGGTTACAGTGACAAACGCAATATTACAAGCTGTAAGCGATCAGCCAAACCAAACTTTATGTAACACTTCGAGTTTTACAATGACACAAACTGCACCACCTGTTGGAAACGGACAATGGAGCGTAGTAAGCGGAAATGTGGGTATTCCATCTCCAAACTCTCCGACCGCAACTGTTACGGGATTAGCTTTGGGAACAAGCGCAACTGTTAGATGGACAGTGACTAGTGGTTCTTGTACTTCGTCCGATGATGTTGTACTAACTAATACTGCATTACCAACAGTGAGCAATCAGCCGGATCAAACACAATGTAATACATCGACCTTCACCATGACACAAAGTGGTTCAGGTACATGGTCATTGGTAAGTGGTAGCGCAACCATCACAACAGCAGGATCTCCAACCACAACAATAACAGGAGTGGCAGTGGGAACAAGTGCAACGGTAAGATGGACAGTTGGTAGCGGTTCCTGCACTGCATACGATGACGTGACAGTAACTAACAATACTGCAGCACCAACGGTAAGCAATCAGCCAGACCAAACACAATGTAATAACTCAACCTTTACAATGACACAAAGTGGCTCAGGTACATGGACATTGGTAAGCGGTAGCGCAACCATCACGACAGCAGGATCTCCAACCACAACAATAACAGGAGTGGCTTTGGGAACAAGCGCAACTGTTAGATGGACAGTTGGCAGTGGTTCTTGCACTGCATTCGATGATGTAACAGTTACTAATAATAACGCTGTACCAACCGTAAGCAATCAACCGGACCAAACACAATGTAATACCTCAACCTTCACTATGACACAAAGTGGTTCAGGTATATGGACATTGGTAAGTGGTAGCGCAACCATAACGACAGCAGGATCTCCAACCACAACAATAACAGGAGTGGCAGTGGGTACAAGTGCAACGGTAAGATGGACAGTCGGTAGTGGTTCCTGCACTGCATTCGATGATGTGACAGTTACTAATAATAATGCTGCACCAACCGTAAGCAATCAACCGGACCAAACACAATGTAATTCCTCAACCTTTACAATGACACAAAGTGGTTCAGGTGTATGGTCATTTGTGGGTAGTAGTGGAAGCGCAATTATTACGACACCTAGTTCTCCAACCACAACAATAACAGGAGTGGCAGTGGGAACAAATGTAACGGTAAGATGGACAGTTGGCAGTGGTTCTTGCACTGCGTATGATGAGGTGAAACTAACAAACAATTCTGGTTCTTCATTTACGGCATCGATAACAACTACTAGTCCTGATGCATTCTGTAGTGGTTTGAAACTAACAGCGAATTCGTCAGTAGCTGGAAGTTACACTTACTTATGGAGCCCAGGAGGAGCAACTACACAAAGTATTACATTGAATAATTCATCCAATGCTGGTACATATACAGTAACGGTAACTCAACAAGGAGGCTGTAACGGAACTGCTCAGGCTAGTTATAATTTCCAACCGCAAAATGTTATTAATGATTACACAATTCTTGGTATGAGCAATGTGAGTTTGGGTGACAAAAACTTTGTTCAAACTGGAAGTGTAGGTGTTACAACTACTTTGGGTTATGCAAATATTGGAACAAACAGTACAGTAGCAGGACCAGGAGCATTTGTGAAAGCAAGGTTCATCACGGTTCAGTCTGGATCTAATGTTCCTGCCAGAATCTACAGTCCAGCTGTAGTAGTATTGCCTAATATGCAAGTAAATAGTACTAGTACGACTGGGTTAGCTGATTTGAGTATTCCAAATAATACCACAGTAACTAAAACGGGTAATTACAAAAATGTGACAATCGGAACCAATTGTAATGTGACCTTTACTACAGGAACGATTTTCGGGACAATAAGTATTGGCAAAAGCAGTCAGGTTAAATTTAATGCTAACAGCACAGGTGTTCTGAATGTTAATAGTATAAGTTTGGCAGAAGGAACTGATGCTGCACCTACGAAATTACTCTTCGCTTCCGATATATCTGTAAGAGTAAAAACTACTGTGTCTATTGGTAAATCATCCATGGTAAATCCAACTGGCGGTTATAAAGCAGTTTTCTTTATCGGTGGAAATGAATTCCGAGTGTTGCCTGGAGGTAATGTAACGGTAAATGCCAGCGTGTTTGCTCCGAATGGAACAATTAAGGTGGATGGTGATGCCGCTGCTGTTAAAAACACCAATATGAAAGGATTTTATATAGGCAGTAAAGTTGCTTCAACAAATAAAAATGTTTATTGGAACCAATTCGATTGTTCAAATCCTAGTGCTAAAACTGGTGGTATAGAGAATATTGTAGCCAAAGAAATTGAGCCGACAATTATTGCAGATCCTTTCGATGTGAAAGCATATCCTAACCCAAGTAATTATCAATTTACACTTGAAGTGGAAGGCGGCAGCGTTGAAAAAATTGAAGTTGAGGTATATGATATGGGTGGTAGACATATTAAACATATTGAAAGCGACTTTAACCAATCAATTGTATTTGGAGAGGAATTACCGGCAGGTACTTATCTTACAATAGTAAGTCAAGGATCTAACCGAAAAGCACTCAAACTTATTAAAAAGTAA